A window of the Nocardia sp. NBC_01329 genome harbors these coding sequences:
- a CDS encoding ABC transporter permease, which yields MWSTIWRPLALVAVLVAAWWAVTEFEFVEPYILPSPADTWRTAADNSTYLLQNTWVTTYETVVGFVIAALIGEAVALVMIYSRGIERTMYPLILFAQVIPKIAIAPLFIVWLGFGTSPKILVAVLMAFFPIVISGMAGLRSVDPEILELTSTMGASNWKTFVKVRFPASLPQLMSGLKIAATLAVTGAVVGEFVGANEGLGYVILQANGNIDTAMLFAALIIMSMLGIILFAIIEIAEQFLIPWHASRRSTASAVGAA from the coding sequence ATGTGGTCGACCATTTGGCGGCCGCTCGCCCTGGTAGCGGTGCTCGTCGCCGCATGGTGGGCCGTCACCGAGTTCGAATTCGTCGAGCCCTACATTCTGCCGTCGCCGGCGGATACTTGGCGCACCGCCGCTGACAACTCGACATACCTGCTCCAGAACACCTGGGTGACGACCTACGAAACGGTGGTCGGCTTCGTTATCGCCGCGCTGATCGGCGAAGCCGTCGCGCTGGTGATGATCTACTCGCGCGGTATCGAGCGAACGATGTATCCGCTCATCCTCTTCGCGCAGGTCATCCCCAAAATCGCGATCGCACCGCTGTTCATCGTATGGCTCGGGTTCGGCACCAGTCCCAAGATCCTCGTCGCCGTACTGATGGCCTTCTTCCCGATCGTCATCTCCGGTATGGCCGGGCTGCGCTCGGTGGATCCCGAGATACTCGAGCTCACCTCCACGATGGGCGCGAGCAATTGGAAGACCTTCGTGAAGGTACGTTTTCCGGCCTCACTGCCCCAGTTGATGTCCGGCCTCAAAATCGCCGCCACCCTCGCGGTCACCGGCGCCGTCGTCGGCGAATTCGTCGGCGCGAACGAGGGCCTCGGCTACGTGATTCTGCAAGCCAACGGCAATATCGACACAGCGATGCTGTTCGCCGCCCTGATCATCATGTCCATGCTGGGCATCATCCTGTTCGCGATCATCGAGATCGCCGAGCAGTTCCTCATTCCATGGCACGCCTCCCGTCGCTCCACGGCTTCGGCCGTCGGCGCGGCATGA
- a CDS encoding ABC transporter substrate-binding protein: MKFGIRTLTTIGAAAVASVLVLTGCGGGGNDAKDPGADGKTTPVSLMLNWYPYGEHAPFYYGVQEGIFAEHGIDLKISAGQGSTKTAQATGSKQTDFGWADTPAVLSNIDKGVKIKSVGVYLQTTPSAVQVFADSNIRTPADLAGKTIAVSAGDAPTTTFPVYLDKAGVPADQVTQQSLDSAGKMSAMLSGRVDGLIGFAHDQGPTIANKSGKEVRYLRYSDQGLNFFSNGLIANEATIESSPELVQAMVDATSEAFAAAVANPEAAVAAMEGKDPQLPPQQVLLQQWQQTIPLLSTPETAGNAPGTNSEANWRATVDVLSSAKLLDKAENPAKYWAAEFTPTTKP; the protein is encoded by the coding sequence ATGAAATTCGGAATTCGCACACTCACGACGATCGGCGCCGCCGCGGTGGCCTCGGTCCTGGTACTGACCGGCTGCGGGGGCGGCGGCAACGACGCGAAGGATCCCGGCGCCGACGGAAAGACCACCCCGGTGTCGCTGATGCTCAACTGGTACCCCTACGGCGAGCACGCCCCGTTCTATTACGGGGTGCAAGAGGGCATTTTCGCCGAGCACGGCATCGATCTGAAGATCTCGGCCGGCCAGGGCTCGACCAAAACCGCGCAGGCCACCGGTTCGAAGCAGACCGACTTCGGCTGGGCCGATACTCCGGCCGTCCTCAGCAATATCGATAAGGGCGTCAAGATCAAGAGCGTCGGCGTCTACCTCCAGACCACCCCGTCGGCAGTGCAGGTATTCGCCGATTCGAATATCCGGACGCCGGCCGATCTGGCGGGTAAGACCATTGCCGTCTCCGCGGGTGACGCACCGACCACGACCTTCCCGGTCTATCTCGACAAGGCAGGCGTTCCGGCCGACCAGGTGACCCAGCAGAGCCTCGACTCGGCGGGCAAGATGTCGGCGATGCTCTCGGGGCGCGTCGACGGGCTGATCGGATTCGCACACGACCAGGGCCCCACGATCGCGAACAAGAGCGGTAAAGAGGTCCGCTACCTGCGGTATTCGGACCAGGGCCTGAACTTCTTCAGTAACGGGCTGATCGCGAATGAGGCCACCATCGAGTCCTCGCCCGAGCTGGTACAGGCCATGGTGGATGCGACGAGCGAAGCCTTCGCCGCCGCGGTCGCGAATCCGGAGGCAGCGGTCGCCGCGATGGAAGGTAAGGATCCACAGTTGCCGCCGCAGCAGGTATTGCTCCAGCAGTGGCAGCAGACTATCCCGCTGCTCAGCACGCCGGAGACCGCCGGTAATGCGCCGGGAACCAATTCCGAAGCGAATTGGCGCGCCACCGTCGATGTCCTCAGCAGCGCGAAGCTCCTCGACAAGGCCGAGAACCCGGCCAAGTACTGGGCCGCTGAGTTCACACCCACCACCAAGCCGTGA
- a CDS encoding pyridoxal phosphate-dependent aminotransferase — protein sequence MQVKQSSKLSGVSYEIRGPVAEHAARLEVEGHHVVKLNTGNPLLFGFEAPSEILQDIVRTLPASSGYSSSKGLLSARRAVVQYYQDLGMDDVDVEEVFLGNGVSELIMMAMTALLENGDEVLVPAPDFPLWTAATTLNGGRAVHYQCDESSDWYPDAADIAAKVTDRTRAIVIINPNNPTGAVYPPHVLREILEIARRHNLVVFSDEIYDKIHYDDLTHTATAPLAPDLLCLTFSGLSKSYRCAGFRGGWLVVSGPTHHAKSYLEGLTMLAGLRLCANVPAQQAIQAALGGHQSIYDLTLPGGRLREQRDRAWEALNTIPGVSCVKPKGAIYAFPKIDLDIYPIHDDERFVLDLLLQEKLHIVQGTGFNWPRPDHFRIVTLPHADDLEAIIERIGRFLATYRQ from the coding sequence ATGCAGGTCAAGCAGTCGAGCAAGTTGTCGGGCGTGTCCTACGAGATCCGCGGCCCGGTCGCCGAACACGCCGCGCGACTGGAGGTCGAGGGGCATCATGTGGTGAAGCTGAATACCGGCAATCCGCTGTTGTTCGGGTTCGAGGCGCCATCGGAAATCCTGCAGGACATCGTCCGTACGTTGCCGGCATCCAGTGGCTACTCCTCCTCCAAGGGGTTGCTCTCGGCGCGGCGCGCCGTCGTGCAGTACTACCAGGACCTGGGCATGGACGATGTCGATGTCGAGGAGGTGTTCCTCGGCAACGGCGTATCGGAACTGATCATGATGGCGATGACGGCGCTGCTGGAGAACGGCGACGAGGTACTCGTCCCCGCGCCGGACTTTCCGCTGTGGACCGCGGCGACCACGCTCAACGGCGGCCGGGCCGTGCACTACCAGTGCGACGAGTCCTCCGACTGGTACCCCGATGCGGCCGATATCGCGGCGAAGGTCACCGACCGCACTCGCGCGATCGTGATCATCAACCCGAACAACCCCACCGGCGCGGTCTATCCGCCGCATGTCCTGCGTGAGATTTTGGAGATCGCACGTCGTCACAATCTCGTGGTGTTCTCCGACGAGATCTACGACAAGATCCACTACGACGACCTCACTCACACCGCGACCGCCCCACTCGCTCCGGACCTGTTGTGCCTGACCTTCTCCGGATTGTCGAAGTCCTATCGATGTGCCGGGTTCCGGGGAGGATGGCTGGTGGTGTCGGGTCCGACGCACCACGCAAAGAGCTATCTGGAGGGTCTGACCATGCTCGCGGGCCTGCGTCTCTGCGCGAACGTACCCGCACAGCAGGCGATTCAGGCCGCTCTCGGCGGTCATCAGAGCATCTACGACCTCACACTGCCCGGTGGCCGGCTACGTGAACAACGCGACCGCGCCTGGGAAGCGCTCAATACCATCCCCGGCGTGTCCTGTGTAAAGCCCAAGGGTGCGATCTACGCCTTCCCGAAGATCGACCTCGATATCTATCCGATCCACGACGATGAACGATTCGTCCTGGATCTCCTCCTCCAGGAGAAGCTGCACATTGTGCAGGGCACCGGCTTCAACTGGCCCCGCCCCGACCACTTCCGCATCGTGACCCTCCCGCACGCCGACGATCTCGAGGCGATCATCGAACGTATCGGCCGCTTCTTGGCGACCTACCGCCAGTGA
- a CDS encoding LacI family DNA-binding transcriptional regulator, which yields MAAVRLQDVATRAGVSQATASRVLNGSARVPGEGVADRVRAAAAELGYVANAQAQALARSSTGLIGLVVHDIADPYFSSIVQGVQAAARRAGKLVLLASTQRDFDIERESVSTFISHRADAIILAGSRQSGDLDRDLEKECARYLDNSGKVVVIGQPLTFGAAVEPENHSASAELAYALLAQGHRDFAVIGGPGNIRTAVDRRNGFVEALATRGVTPLVEIAGDFSRDGGFSAARRLSAALDLRPGQVGNVAPCVFAVSDVMAIGAIAAWRARGLAVPDDVCVAGFDDIPTLRDHVPGLSTVALSLVDIGERAVALALDDSATAAHVHEFVPGRVILRESSVLRQV from the coding sequence ATGGCGGCTGTGAGATTGCAAGACGTCGCAACCCGGGCGGGCGTCTCCCAGGCGACCGCCTCCCGCGTGCTCAACGGCTCGGCACGGGTTCCCGGCGAAGGCGTCGCCGATCGGGTTCGCGCCGCCGCCGCCGAATTGGGGTATGTGGCAAACGCCCAGGCCCAGGCCCTCGCACGGTCGTCGACCGGACTCATCGGGCTCGTCGTGCACGATATTGCCGACCCCTACTTCTCCTCGATCGTGCAGGGTGTCCAGGCGGCGGCGCGCAGGGCGGGGAAGCTCGTCCTGCTGGCCAGTACGCAACGCGATTTCGATATCGAACGCGAATCCGTGAGCACCTTCATCTCGCACCGCGCCGATGCCATCATCCTGGCGGGTTCGCGCCAGAGCGGGGATCTCGACCGCGATCTCGAGAAGGAATGCGCGCGGTATCTGGACAACAGCGGCAAGGTGGTCGTGATAGGGCAGCCGCTGACCTTCGGTGCCGCCGTGGAGCCCGAAAATCATTCGGCGTCAGCGGAATTGGCGTATGCCTTGCTCGCGCAGGGGCACCGGGATTTCGCCGTCATCGGCGGACCGGGCAATATCAGGACCGCTGTCGACCGGCGCAACGGCTTCGTCGAAGCCCTCGCGACCCGAGGCGTGACGCCGCTCGTGGAGATCGCGGGGGACTTCTCCCGTGACGGTGGATTCAGCGCCGCTCGTCGCCTCTCTGCCGCGTTGGATCTGCGTCCCGGGCAGGTCGGCAATGTCGCGCCCTGCGTATTCGCTGTGAGCGATGTGATGGCGATCGGGGCTATCGCGGCGTGGCGTGCGCGCGGCCTCGCGGTCCCCGACGATGTCTGTGTCGCCGGGTTCGACGATATCCCGACGCTGCGTGACCATGTACCCGGCCTGTCGACGGTGGCGCTGTCGCTGGTCGATATCGGCGAACGCGCCGTCGCGCTCGCGCTCGACGACTCCGCGACGGCCGCGCATGTCCACGAATTCGTGCCCGGCCGCGTGATCCTGCGCGAAAGTAGCGTTTTGCGGCAGGTCTGA
- a CDS encoding sugar phosphate isomerase/epimerase family protein, producing MTSVAAQQAPFDPADPYRSLSLNTATTKRWTLAEAVDGAARAGLGAIGLWRDRVDEIGAATAAKIVADAGLRVSSLCRGGFLTEPGDGQAALDDNRRAIDDAATLATRELVMVVGGIPDRDLVAARERVDERLAVLAPYAAERGVRLALEPLHPMFCADRAVISTLAQALSMAQPYPAETVGVVVDTFHIWWDPSLEEQIAQAGASGRISSYQVCDWLNPMTADPLLSRGMMGDGVIDFATIGRWVRTAGYRGDVEVEIFNAAVWAGDGREVLETMKQRYRDLVLPSLVD from the coding sequence ATGACATCGGTTGCTGCACAGCAAGCGCCATTCGATCCGGCCGATCCGTACCGGTCGCTGTCGCTGAATACGGCGACGACGAAGCGGTGGACCCTCGCCGAGGCGGTGGACGGCGCTGCCCGTGCGGGGCTCGGCGCGATCGGACTGTGGCGCGATCGGGTCGACGAGATCGGTGCCGCCACCGCGGCGAAGATCGTCGCCGATGCGGGGCTGCGCGTCTCCAGTCTCTGCCGCGGCGGCTTCCTGACCGAACCGGGCGACGGGCAGGCGGCACTCGACGACAACCGCCGTGCCATCGACGACGCGGCGACACTGGCCACCCGGGAACTGGTGATGGTGGTGGGCGGTATACCGGACCGGGACCTCGTCGCCGCGCGGGAGCGGGTGGACGAGCGGCTCGCAGTGCTGGCCCCGTATGCGGCCGAGCGCGGTGTCCGGCTCGCCCTGGAGCCGTTGCATCCGATGTTCTGTGCCGACCGCGCGGTGATCTCCACACTGGCACAGGCGCTGTCGATGGCGCAGCCGTACCCGGCGGAGACCGTGGGTGTCGTGGTCGACACCTTCCATATCTGGTGGGATCCGTCCCTGGAAGAACAGATCGCACAGGCCGGTGCATCCGGGCGGATCAGCTCGTATCAGGTATGTGACTGGCTGAACCCGATGACCGCCGATCCGCTGCTGTCGCGCGGCATGATGGGCGACGGCGTCATCGACTTCGCGACCATCGGCCGGTGGGTTCGTACCGCCGGTTACCGCGGTGACGTCGAGGTCGAGATCTTCAATGCCGCGGTCTGGGCCGGCGACGGCCGGGAAGTGCTCGAGACGATGAAGCAGCGCTACCGAGATCTGGTCCTGCCGTCCCTGGTGGACTGA
- a CDS encoding Gfo/Idh/MocA family protein: MPDSTPPRTLRIAMNGVTGRMGYRQHLMRSILPIRDGGGLLLADGTRVPVEPILVGRNAGALAELAEQHGIAEWSTDAAAVIADPSIDIYFDAQVTSRRAEALAAAMKAGKHIFTEKPTAETLVEAVELARVAADAGVTAGVVHDKLYLPGLVKLRRLVDEGFFGRILSLRGEFGYWVFEGDGQPAQRPSWNYRAEDGGGIVVDMFCHWNYVLEGLLGKVEAVTAKATTHIPTRWDEQGKPYPATADDAAYGIFEMENGVVAQINSSWAVRVYRDELVEFQIDGTHGSAVAGLRKCVAQHRSHTPKPVWNPDLPVTEPFRDQWLEVPANTDLDNGFKLQWEEFLTDVVNERPHRYGLLSAARGVQLAELGLRSSAEGRRIEIPEVTL, encoded by the coding sequence ATGCCCGATTCCACTCCCCCACGCACGCTCCGCATCGCCATGAACGGCGTCACGGGTCGCATGGGCTACCGCCAGCATCTGATGCGATCGATCCTGCCGATCCGCGACGGCGGTGGGCTGCTGCTCGCGGACGGCACCCGCGTTCCGGTGGAGCCCATCCTGGTCGGCCGCAATGCCGGCGCACTCGCCGAACTCGCCGAACAACACGGCATCGCCGAATGGAGCACCGACGCCGCCGCCGTCATCGCGGATCCGTCCATCGATATCTACTTCGACGCCCAGGTCACCTCGCGCCGCGCCGAAGCGCTCGCCGCGGCGATGAAGGCGGGTAAACACATCTTCACCGAGAAGCCGACCGCCGAAACGCTGGTCGAGGCAGTCGAGCTCGCGCGCGTGGCCGCCGACGCCGGCGTCACCGCGGGAGTCGTTCACGACAAGCTCTACCTGCCCGGCCTGGTGAAGTTGCGCAGGCTCGTCGACGAGGGCTTCTTCGGCCGGATCCTTTCGCTGCGCGGCGAATTCGGATACTGGGTCTTCGAGGGCGACGGCCAACCCGCCCAGCGGCCCAGCTGGAACTACCGGGCCGAGGACGGCGGCGGCATCGTCGTCGATATGTTCTGTCACTGGAACTACGTGCTCGAGGGCCTGCTCGGCAAGGTCGAGGCAGTGACCGCGAAAGCGACAACCCATATCCCCACTCGATGGGACGAACAGGGGAAGCCGTATCCGGCCACCGCCGACGATGCCGCCTACGGGATCTTCGAGATGGAGAACGGCGTAGTCGCACAGATCAACTCGTCGTGGGCGGTGCGCGTGTACCGCGACGAACTCGTCGAGTTCCAGATCGACGGAACGCACGGCTCTGCCGTCGCCGGCCTGCGCAAGTGTGTTGCGCAGCATCGCTCGCATACGCCCAAACCGGTCTGGAATCCGGATCTCCCGGTCACCGAGCCGTTCCGTGACCAATGGTTGGAAGTGCCCGCGAACACCGATCTGGACAACGGATTCAAATTGCAGTGGGAGGAGTTCCTCACCGACGTGGTGAACGAACGGCCGCACCGCTACGGGCTGCTCTCCGCCGCACGCGGTGTGCAGCTGGCCGAACTGGGACTGCGCAGCTCCGCCGAAGGCCGTCGGATCGAGATTCCGGAGGTCACGCTATGA
- a CDS encoding glycerate kinase: protein MRVLVAPDKFKGSLAASEVADRLAAGLAEAGADSYRMPLADGGDGSVDAAVAAGFVPHPVTVAGAAGTPRYGRIAVGAGTAVVEVANTCGLATLPSGRTLPLDASSLGMGQAIAQALRCRPHRLVLALGGSASTDGGMGLLAALGFTFADARGRRLRACGRSLGRVHTVDSSRAARPAGVEIVVAGDVTNPLLGPDGAAAVYGPQKGATDAEVRFLDAGLRNLVRAFARSGYPDAQAFAATAGAGSAGGIGFAALLLGGEIVSGADYFLDLFEYDRHLPGYDLVVTGEGSIDEQTAHGKLPAVLARRSHPVPVVAVAGRNTLSPDRWGLAGFTDIHSLGDYTDRDTAGDPELTRQLLTRIGRRIGRTALVAR, encoded by the coding sequence GTGAGGGTTCTGGTTGCCCCGGACAAGTTCAAAGGGAGTCTCGCCGCGTCCGAGGTGGCCGACCGGCTGGCGGCGGGCTTGGCGGAGGCGGGAGCCGACAGCTACAGAATGCCGCTGGCCGACGGCGGGGATGGAAGCGTCGATGCCGCGGTCGCGGCCGGTTTCGTTCCGCATCCGGTAACGGTGGCCGGGGCGGCGGGAACTCCGAGATACGGGCGGATCGCCGTCGGCGCCGGTACCGCTGTGGTCGAGGTCGCGAATACCTGCGGCCTGGCCACCCTGCCGAGCGGCCGCACCCTGCCGCTGGATGCGAGCAGCCTCGGTATGGGACAAGCCATCGCGCAAGCGTTGCGCTGTCGGCCGCACCGATTGGTCCTCGCACTCGGTGGCAGCGCCAGCACCGACGGCGGGATGGGACTGCTCGCCGCGCTGGGTTTCACCTTCGCCGACGCGAGGGGAAGGCGATTGCGAGCATGCGGACGGAGTCTGGGCCGAGTCCACACTGTCGACTCATCGCGGGCGGCGAGACCGGCCGGGGTCGAGATCGTGGTCGCAGGCGATGTCACCAATCCCTTGCTCGGACCGGACGGCGCGGCGGCGGTGTACGGCCCACAGAAGGGGGCCACCGACGCCGAGGTGCGGTTCCTCGACGCCGGCCTGCGCAACCTCGTCCGCGCCTTCGCCCGCAGCGGCTACCCGGACGCGCAGGCCTTCGCGGCCACAGCCGGAGCGGGCAGCGCGGGCGGGATCGGCTTCGCCGCGTTACTGCTCGGCGGCGAGATCGTGTCAGGTGCCGATTACTTTCTCGACCTGTTCGAATACGATCGGCACCTGCCCGGTTACGACTTGGTGGTCACCGGGGAGGGAAGTATCGACGAGCAGACAGCGCACGGCAAACTGCCTGCGGTTCTGGCTCGCCGCTCCCACCCCGTCCCGGTCGTCGCCGTCGCCGGGCGGAACACGCTGTCCCCGGACCGATGGGGACTCGCGGGATTCACCGACATCCATTCCCTCGGCGACTACACCGACAGAGATACCGCCGGTGATCCTGAACTGACCCGGCAGCTGCTGACCCGGATCGGCCGGCGGATCGGCCGCACCGCCCTCGTGGCGCGATGA
- a CDS encoding dihydrodipicolinate synthase family protein produces MTTTSTGVSVVLPIDGRFEPYVLGGPGAWTRPARPITSRVAFAAAHVVPRATADNTPGAPAAVDWDATLAYRRELWSYGLGVADAMDTAQRGMGLDWQASAELIRRSGAEAASVGGRLACGAGTDQLDPAGLLSGTAGLDRIVEAYREQIDVVTDAGAQVILMASRVLVQVARSAADYLYVYEKLLAGVDRPVILHWLGAMFDPALHGYWGSTDIDTATETFRDLIENNRSKIDGVKVSLLDAAHEIALRRALPDGVRLYTGDDFNYPELIIGDEQGHSDALLGIFAAIYPAASTALQELDNGNAARASEILSSTQALGRHIFAAPTYYYKTGIAFLSWLNGKQPGFSMVAGLSTGRSVPHLAELFRLADKAGMLSDPELAAHRMRIYLELNGSAS; encoded by the coding sequence ATGACGACGACGTCCACCGGTGTGTCGGTCGTGCTGCCCATCGACGGCCGGTTCGAACCGTACGTTCTCGGCGGGCCGGGTGCGTGGACGCGGCCGGCGCGACCGATCACCTCGCGCGTGGCCTTCGCTGCCGCGCATGTCGTTCCGCGTGCGACGGCGGACAACACGCCGGGTGCGCCCGCAGCTGTCGACTGGGACGCGACGCTGGCCTACCGGCGCGAATTGTGGTCCTACGGGCTCGGTGTCGCCGATGCCATGGACACCGCACAGCGCGGAATGGGCCTCGACTGGCAAGCCAGCGCGGAACTGATCCGGCGATCCGGCGCAGAGGCGGCATCGGTCGGTGGCAGGCTCGCCTGCGGAGCAGGAACCGATCAGCTCGACCCCGCCGGACTCCTCTCCGGAACGGCCGGACTCGACAGGATCGTCGAGGCGTATCGCGAGCAGATCGACGTGGTGACCGACGCCGGAGCACAGGTGATCTTGATGGCCTCACGGGTACTCGTACAGGTCGCCCGGTCGGCCGCCGACTACCTGTACGTCTACGAGAAATTGCTGGCCGGTGTGGATCGGCCGGTGATCCTGCACTGGCTCGGAGCCATGTTCGATCCGGCGCTGCACGGATATTGGGGCAGCACCGATATCGATACGGCCACCGAGACGTTCCGCGACCTCATCGAGAACAACAGATCGAAGATCGACGGAGTCAAGGTCTCACTGCTCGACGCAGCACACGAGATCGCACTGCGACGCGCGCTACCCGATGGGGTACGGCTGTACACGGGCGACGATTTCAACTATCCCGAGCTGATCATCGGTGATGAGCAGGGGCATTCGGATGCACTGCTGGGTATCTTCGCGGCGATCTATCCGGCCGCGTCCACCGCACTACAGGAACTCGACAACGGCAATGCGGCGCGAGCGTCGGAAATACTCAGCTCCACACAGGCACTCGGACGTCACATATTCGCCGCACCGACGTATTACTACAAGACGGGTATCGCGTTCTTGTCGTGGCTCAACGGTAAGCAGCCGGGCTTCTCGATGGTGGCCGGGCTGTCCACGGGCCGATCCGTACCTCATCTGGCCGAACTGTTCCGGCTCGCGGACAAAGCCGGAATGCTGTCGGACCCGGAACTGGCCGCGCACCGCATGCGGATCTACCTCGAACTGAACGGATCGGCATCATGA
- a CDS encoding ABC transporter ATP-binding protein → MSTSTTTIARTDTAVAVTDLNVRFSSKRGEVTALHDVDLQVRRGEFVSIVGPSGCGKSTLLKVVAGLTDPSGGDVELGGAPVRGPQRNIGYVFQRAALLEWRTVRKNILLQAEMRGMNKRTAAAECARLIEMTGLGGFEDALPHELSGGMQQRVSLCRALLHEPEVLLMDEPFGALDALTRERMNVELHRIWRETGTTVLLVTHSVAEAVYLANRVVVMSPRPGRIIEMLDVDLPAHRNYATTMETPEFIRVANRVRDLLGSVAQAD, encoded by the coding sequence ATGAGCACATCCACCACCACCATCGCTCGCACCGATACCGCGGTCGCGGTAACCGACCTGAACGTCCGGTTCTCGTCCAAACGCGGCGAGGTCACGGCACTGCACGACGTCGACTTGCAGGTCCGTCGAGGCGAATTCGTTTCGATCGTCGGCCCGTCCGGCTGCGGCAAATCGACACTGCTGAAAGTCGTCGCCGGCCTCACCGATCCGAGCGGGGGCGATGTCGAACTCGGCGGCGCTCCCGTGCGCGGGCCGCAGCGCAATATCGGCTACGTATTCCAGCGCGCCGCACTGCTGGAATGGCGGACCGTACGCAAGAACATCCTGCTCCAGGCCGAGATGCGCGGCATGAACAAACGGACGGCCGCGGCCGAATGCGCCCGTCTCATCGAGATGACCGGACTCGGCGGATTCGAGGATGCGCTGCCGCACGAACTCTCCGGCGGTATGCAGCAACGGGTTTCACTGTGCCGGGCCCTGCTGCACGAACCGGAAGTACTGCTGATGGACGAACCGTTCGGCGCACTCGACGCGCTGACCAGGGAACGGATGAATGTCGAGCTGCATCGGATCTGGCGGGAAACGGGCACAACCGTGCTGCTGGTCACCCATTCGGTGGCCGAGGCCGTATATCTCGCCAACCGGGTCGTCGTGATGAGCCCGCGGCCGGGCAGGATCATCGAAATGCTCGACGTCGACCTGCCCGCGCACCGGAACTACGCCACGACGATGGAGACGCCGGAATTCATCAGGGTCGCCAACCGGGTCCGGGATCTGCTCGGTTCGGTGGCGCAAGCGGACTGA
- a CDS encoding winged helix-turn-helix transcriptional regulator — MSRRTYGHFCAVSRALDVVGDRWNLLVVRELSSGPRRYSDLFADLPGISTDVLAARLKDLEREGVLTRRRVGPRATTTVYELTAVGVGLRPVLDALSAWGTPLLGERGDTDAVRAHWFALPLGRAVADLVETGTVTVHIGESTLYYVVTETGVSHHDGPAAEPDLELHLDLSGAIDVARGNRTLADTVTT, encoded by the coding sequence ATGTCCCGCCGAACCTACGGTCACTTCTGTGCCGTCAGCCGCGCACTGGACGTCGTGGGAGACCGGTGGAATCTGCTCGTGGTCCGCGAACTGTCATCGGGTCCGCGCCGCTACAGCGATCTGTTCGCCGACTTGCCCGGCATCAGCACCGATGTGCTGGCGGCCCGGCTCAAAGATCTCGAGCGCGAGGGCGTACTCACGCGCCGCCGCGTCGGCCCACGGGCGACGACCACGGTCTACGAACTCACCGCGGTGGGCGTCGGCCTGCGGCCCGTGCTCGACGCACTGTCGGCCTGGGGCACACCACTACTCGGCGAGCGCGGCGACACCGATGCTGTCCGCGCGCACTGGTTCGCCCTGCCGCTGGGCCGCGCGGTCGCAGACCTGGTCGAGACGGGGACGGTCACCGTCCATATCGGTGAGAGCACCCTCTACTACGTGGTGACCGAAACGGGCGTCAGCCATCACGACGGCCCCGCGGCCGAACCGGACCTCGAACTCCACCTCGATCTCTCCGGCGCGATCGACGTAGCGCGAGGCAACCGCACCTTGGCCGATACCGTCACCACCTGA